The Anastrepha ludens isolate Willacy chromosome 2, idAnaLude1.1, whole genome shotgun sequence genome contains a region encoding:
- the LOC128857910 gene encoding E3 ubiquitin-protein ligase RNF220, giving the protein MEATSETISRSRSGSVAEEYLQCPTCECKLQRYEVKAHFEQEMERLRQLQMKAVSEATAEITQQSPSNTVALSEERRKPWTIFQRVQRNRHSRIRRRTGKRPPPPADQKCPVCNVSFRLEEIQQHVEQCLLRSNGTINGRDGGSSSNEDEDGEEYEEYEWAGQKRIRVSSLLQGGYAAIGIGQIVTNHSSSSSQARDEEDEDLNVDEDDTQIYGPAQYGETDVIPPAGSEENGNSADSDVTNYMRRLITGTAETTGSSNNAAELRRTKNANAIVANTEACIPRTDPTTCVVSTEAQVPTTRLLSMSEQQNNPQIIESLKIKLRHYENQALNKFKCLICLDDYRNPAISVACWHVHCEECWLRSLGTRKLCPQCNLITTPKDLRRIYM; this is encoded by the exons ATGGAGGCTACATCAGAAACAATTAGTCGCTCGAGGTCTGGCAGTGTAGCCGAGGAGTACCTACAGTGTCCTACGTGTGAATGCAAACTGCAACGTTATGAAGTGAAGGCACATTTCGAACAAGAGATGGAGCGTTTAAGACAATTACAAATGAAAGCGGTAAGCGAAGCCACTGCCGAAATAACACAACAAAGCCCTAGCAATACAGTGGCGCTTAGTGAGGAGCGACGAAAACCGTGGACAATATTCCAACGCGTGCAGCGAAATCGGCATTCACGTATAAGG CGAAGAACTGGTAAACGCCCGCCACCACCAGCCGATCAGAAATGCCCGGTTTGCAATGTCAGCTTTCGCTTGGAAGAAATTCAACAGCATGTTGAACAGTGTCTACTACGTAGTAACGGCACCATCAATGGGCGTGATGGGGGCAGTTCAAGCAATGAAGACGAAGATGGTGAGGAATATGAAGAATACGAATGGGCTGGTCAAAAACGCATACGTGTCTCAAGTCTGTTGCAAGGCGGTTATGCAGCAATCGGTATAGGACAGATTGTGACAAATCATAGCAGCAGCAGTAGTCAGGCTCGCGATGAAGAGGACGAAGATTTGAATGTTGATGAGGATGACACACAAATCTACGGACCGGCTCAGTATGGTGAGACAGATGTTATACCGCCCGCCGGTTCGGAGGAAAATGGTAACAGTGCAGATAGCGATGTAACAAACTATATGCGGCGGCTAATAACTGGCACTGCAGAAACAACTGGTTCAAGCAACAACGCGGCGGAGTTGCGTCGCACAAAAAACGCGAATGCGATAGTCGCAAATACAGAGGCATGCATTCCACGGACTGACCCAACTACCTGTGTAGTATCCACAGAAGCACAAGTTCCCACCACAAGACTACTTTCTATGAGTGAACAACAAAATAACCCGCAGATAATAGAgtcactaaaaataaaattacgacATTACGAAAATCAAGCACTGAACAAGTTTAAATGTTTGATTTGTTTGGATGATTATCGAAACCCAGCAATTTCCGTAGCTTGTTGGCATGTACATTGTGAGGAGTGCTGGCTACGCTCGTTGGGTACACGAAAACTCTGCCCACAGTGCAATTTGATTACGACGCCTAAGGATTTACGTAGAATTTATATGTGA